In one window of Pseudomonas chlororaphis subsp. chlororaphis DNA:
- a CDS encoding autotransporter domain-containing protein, giving the protein MTPHSFRPSSTALAVALALSSFAPAVLATTNWTGDAHHIAYDQDGNPYRVNDSNAWENSGNWSNGAPASNEAVNIDRPLAGRNNQVAQLDSARTVGSLNVGTANNGLGQLNVGANGKLNIGDSFTLGTVQGSTGKATFNNGATVNTGGDLIVGKGGSADLTLKDGSKARSQGDTLIGADRGASGTLIVDSGSTLTSDKRLVVGGAGNGTLQIKNGGQVTSQDSIIAADLGSNGSASLDGANSLWKTLGDMIVGQAGNGSLSLTNGAKVQNGGNTVLGALRGGSGTVSVDNGTLSTDKTLIVGGAGNGTLQIKNGGQVESQDSIIAADLGSNGSASLDGANSLWKTLGDMIVGQAGNGSLSLTNGAKVQNGGNTVLGALRGGSGTVSVDNGTLSTDKTLIVGGAGNGTLEIKNGGQVESQDSIIAADLGSNGSVSLDGANSLWKTLGDMIVGQAGNGSLLLTNGAKVQNGGNTVLGAHQGSSGTLSVDNSTLSTDKTLIVGGAGNGTLQIKNGGQVESQDSIIAADLGSNGSVSLDGANSLWKTLGDMIVGQAGNGSLLLTNGAKVQNGGNTVLGAHQGSSGTLSVDNSTLSTDKTLLVGGAGNGTLEIKNGGHVTSQDGIIGANQGANGSASIDGAGSLWETLGDLTVGQGGNASLVLANQGVAKVGSGTLRIAADGTSNAALYVGATSDKAADAKGAGKLEAKRVVFGQGQGLVQFNHNDRDYRFDAGFEGQGRINHIAGQTVFNGDSSRFTGQLNVKGGELLLNNVMAGQVQVDKNASLHIGAFNGSQGEVLSDIGNDGQVVLDRNNQYQYDHVIYGSGSVEQRGTGTTVLTGENTYKGGTLISNGTLQLGAGANGGNSGSILGDVQIDAPGSLVFNRANGYTFGGALSGTGTLYKRGAGRTELSGDSSAFHGRSLVESGILAVNGKLGGSTDVYDGATLAGNGQVGNVTLHKGATIAPGNSIGTLTLAGDLDQHSGSTFHAELLSTGANDRLLVNGAARLEDGSIIKADKLDSKRYELDRRYLVLATEKGLSGRYKLTGDTWVSTFYDLVDNYDSHNAYLDVQQTRLFQEAAFTPNQRATATAAQSLKGAAVPALTPPVHNKLFEAIAYLPDDHQARDAFDQLSGEFHNSTRSALVQDSRLVRDAANTRLRSASAAQARDTASDTHSGLTPWITTLGNWGEVKGDSNTANLRSDTKGLLTGVDTAVGDSGHIGVLTGYSRTELKSSSRDSSSDNDNIHLGVYGGTQVSGFDLRGGMAYTWSRIDAKRSVNFAGYSDHLKSKHDANTLQAFGELGRRFDLSPSVQLEPFANLAYVQVKSEGFKESGGPAALRAKHASDEQTFSTLGLRASADKQLDNGKLLTVFGSAGWKHALNGITPSNTYRFDGSDAFRIEGAAYSRNSAVVEAGVETRVTPELSLGAAYNGQLGSGASEHGLSLNASYRF; this is encoded by the coding sequence ATGACACCCCACAGCTTCAGACCCTCCAGCACCGCGCTCGCCGTCGCCCTGGCGTTGAGCTCCTTCGCCCCGGCCGTACTCGCCACGACGAACTGGACCGGAGACGCCCATCACATTGCCTATGACCAGGACGGCAATCCCTATCGCGTCAACGACAGCAACGCCTGGGAAAACAGTGGCAACTGGAGCAACGGCGCTCCCGCCAGCAATGAGGCGGTCAACATCGACCGGCCGCTCGCCGGGCGCAACAACCAAGTCGCGCAACTGGACAGTGCACGAACGGTCGGCAGCCTGAACGTCGGCACCGCCAACAATGGCCTGGGCCAGTTAAATGTCGGCGCCAACGGTAAGCTGAACATCGGTGACAGCTTCACCCTGGGCACCGTCCAAGGCTCCACGGGCAAGGCCACCTTCAACAACGGCGCGACAGTGAACACCGGCGGCGACCTGATCGTCGGCAAAGGCGGATCGGCCGACCTGACCCTCAAAGACGGCTCCAAGGCCCGCTCCCAGGGCGATACCCTGATTGGCGCAGACCGCGGTGCCTCCGGCACCCTTATCGTCGACAGCGGCTCGACGCTGACCAGCGACAAGCGGCTGGTAGTCGGCGGCGCCGGCAACGGCACTCTGCAAATCAAGAACGGCGGCCAGGTCACCAGCCAGGACAGCATCATCGCCGCCGACCTGGGTTCCAATGGCAGCGCCAGCCTCGATGGCGCCAACAGCCTGTGGAAGACCCTCGGCGACATGATCGTCGGCCAGGCCGGCAACGGCTCGCTGTCGCTCACCAACGGGGCCAAGGTGCAGAACGGTGGCAACACCGTCCTCGGTGCGCTCAGAGGCGGTAGCGGTACGGTCAGCGTCGACAACGGCACGCTGTCCACCGACAAGACCCTGATCGTCGGCGGCGCCGGCAACGGTACCCTGCAAATCAAGAACGGCGGCCAGGTAGAGAGCCAGGACAGCATCATCGCCGCCGACCTGGGCTCCAATGGCAGCGCCAGCCTCGATGGCGCCAACAGCCTGTGGAAGACCCTCGGCGACATGATCGTCGGCCAGGCCGGCAACGGCTCGCTGTCGCTCACCAACGGCGCCAAGGTGCAGAACGGTGGCAACACCGTCCTCGGTGCGCTCAGAGGCGGTAGCGGTACGGTCAGCGTCGACAACGGCACGCTGTCCACCGACAAGACCCTGATCGTCGGCGGCGCCGGCAACGGCACCCTGGAAATCAAGAACGGCGGCCAGGTAGAGAGCCAGGACAGCATCATCGCCGCCGACCTGGGCTCCAATGGCAGCGTCAGCCTCGATGGCGCCAACAGCCTGTGGAAGACCCTCGGCGACATGATCGTCGGCCAGGCCGGCAACGGCTCGCTGCTGCTCACCAACGGCGCCAAGGTGCAGAACGGTGGCAACACCGTCCTCGGCGCGCACCAAGGCTCAAGCGGTACGCTCAGCGTCGACAACAGTACGCTGTCCACCGACAAGACCCTGATCGTCGGCGGCGCCGGCAACGGTACCCTGCAAATCAAGAACGGCGGCCAGGTAGAGAGCCAGGACAGCATCATCGCCGCCGACCTGGGCTCCAATGGCAGCGTCAGCCTCGATGGCGCCAACAGCCTGTGGAAGACCCTCGGCGACATGATCGTCGGCCAGGCCGGCAACGGCTCGCTGCTGCTCACCAACGGCGCCAAGGTGCAGAACGGTGGCAACACCGTCCTCGGCGCGCACCAAGGCTCAAGCGGTACGCTCAGCGTCGACAACAGTACGCTGTCCACCGACAAGACGTTGCTGGTCGGTGGTGCTGGCAACGGCACCCTGGAAATCAAGAACGGCGGTCATGTAACGAGCCAGGACGGCATCATCGGTGCCAACCAGGGCGCCAATGGCAGCGCCAGCATCGACGGCGCGGGCAGCCTCTGGGAAACCCTCGGCGACCTGACCGTGGGCCAGGGCGGCAACGCCAGCCTGGTGCTCGCCAACCAGGGCGTGGCCAAAGTCGGCAGTGGCACCCTGCGGATCGCCGCCGACGGCACCTCCAATGCCGCTCTTTATGTGGGAGCGACCAGCGACAAAGCCGCCGACGCCAAGGGCGCGGGCAAGCTGGAAGCCAAACGCGTGGTCTTCGGCCAGGGCCAGGGCCTGGTCCAGTTCAACCACAACGACCGCGACTATCGGTTCGACGCCGGCTTCGAAGGTCAGGGCCGCATCAATCACATCGCCGGGCAGACCGTGTTCAACGGTGACTCCAGCCGCTTCACCGGCCAGTTGAATGTCAAAGGCGGCGAACTGCTGCTGAACAACGTCATGGCCGGGCAAGTACAGGTCGACAAGAACGCCAGCCTGCACATCGGTGCCTTCAACGGCAGCCAAGGCGAAGTGCTCAGCGATATCGGCAACGATGGCCAGGTGGTGCTCGATCGCAACAACCAGTACCAGTACGACCACGTCATCTACGGCAGCGGCTCGGTCGAGCAGCGCGGCACGGGGACCACCGTGCTCACCGGCGAAAACACCTACAAGGGCGGCACGCTGATCAGCAACGGCACCCTGCAACTGGGTGCCGGCGCGAACGGCGGCAACAGCGGCTCGATTCTTGGCGACGTGCAGATCGACGCGCCCGGCAGCCTGGTGTTCAACCGTGCCAACGGCTACACCTTCGGCGGCGCCCTCTCCGGCACCGGTACGCTCTATAAGCGCGGTGCCGGGCGCACCGAGCTGAGCGGCGACAGTTCCGCCTTCCACGGCCGCAGCCTCGTCGAGTCGGGCATCCTCGCCGTCAACGGCAAGCTCGGCGGCTCGACCGACGTGTATGACGGCGCAACCCTGGCCGGCAACGGCCAGGTCGGCAACGTCACCCTGCACAAAGGCGCGACCATCGCCCCCGGCAACTCCATCGGCACCCTGACCCTGGCCGGCGACCTCGACCAGCACAGCGGTTCGACCTTCCACGCCGAACTGCTGAGTACCGGGGCCAACGACCGGCTGCTGGTGAACGGCGCGGCGCGGCTCGAGGACGGCAGCATCATCAAGGCGGACAAACTCGACAGCAAACGCTACGAGCTGGACCGTCGCTACCTGGTGCTGGCGACCGAGAAAGGCCTGAGCGGGCGCTACAAGCTGACGGGCGATACCTGGGTCTCGACCTTCTATGACCTGGTGGACAACTACGACAGCCACAACGCCTACCTGGATGTGCAACAGACGCGCCTGTTCCAGGAAGCCGCCTTCACCCCCAACCAGCGGGCCACGGCCACTGCGGCACAAAGCCTGAAAGGCGCGGCCGTGCCGGCGCTGACGCCACCGGTGCACAACAAGCTGTTCGAGGCCATCGCCTATCTGCCCGATGACCACCAGGCACGGGATGCCTTCGATCAACTGTCCGGCGAGTTCCACAACTCCACCCGTTCGGCGCTGGTCCAGGACAGCCGCCTGGTTCGCGACGCGGCGAACACCCGCCTGCGCTCGGCGAGCGCCGCCCAGGCCCGTGACACCGCGAGCGACACTCACTCCGGCCTGACCCCGTGGATCACCACGCTGGGCAACTGGGGCGAAGTCAAGGGCGACAGCAATACCGCCAACCTGCGCAGCGACACCAAGGGCTTGCTCACCGGGGTCGATACCGCGGTCGGCGACAGCGGCCACATCGGCGTGCTAACCGGCTACAGCCGCACCGAACTGAAGAGCTCGTCACGCGACTCCTCGAGCGACAACGACAACATCCACCTGGGTGTCTATGGCGGAACACAGGTCAGCGGCTTCGACCTGCGCGGCGGCATGGCGTACACCTGGAGCCGGATCGATGCCAAGCGTTCGGTGAACTTCGCCGGCTACAGCGACCACCTGAAGTCCAAGCATGACGCCAATACCCTGCAAGCCTTCGGCGAACTGGGCCGGCGCTTCGACCTCAGCCCTTCGGTACAGCTGGAACCCTTCGCCAACCTGGCC
- a CDS encoding DMT family transporter, giving the protein MRLVDTLRLLSLAAIWGASFLFMRIIAPVIGSIPTAFFRVSIAATGLLVILALMRISWDFQGKFKTVLLLGVINSGIPATMYSVAALVLPAGYSAIFNATTPLMGVLIGGLFFHEKLTPPKIAGVSLGLFGVGILTRAGPMAFDLELLLGALACLLATTCYGFAGFLARRWLDQAGGLDSRLSALGSMLGASLFLLPVFAYSAISQPPASWGGWSVWLSLLGLGLACTAFAYILYFRLLSSIGPVKSMTVTFMIPPFGVLWGALLLDEPLSMAHLYGGVLIAAALWLVLKPGARVASPRELADR; this is encoded by the coding sequence GTGAGACTTGTCGATACCCTGCGTTTGTTGTCCCTGGCCGCGATCTGGGGCGCGAGTTTTCTGTTCATGCGCATCATCGCTCCAGTGATCGGCAGCATTCCCACGGCATTCTTTCGTGTCTCCATCGCCGCCACCGGCCTGCTGGTGATCCTCGCGCTGATGCGCATCAGCTGGGACTTCCAGGGCAAGTTCAAGACCGTGCTGCTACTCGGCGTAATCAACTCCGGCATCCCCGCCACTATGTATTCGGTGGCGGCCCTGGTGCTGCCGGCCGGTTATTCGGCGATCTTCAATGCCACCACGCCGTTGATGGGTGTACTGATCGGCGGGCTGTTCTTCCATGAAAAACTGACCCCGCCAAAAATCGCCGGGGTCAGCCTGGGCCTGTTCGGCGTGGGTATCCTGACCCGCGCCGGCCCCATGGCATTCGACCTGGAACTGCTGCTGGGCGCGCTGGCCTGCCTGCTCGCCACCACCTGCTACGGCTTCGCCGGCTTCCTCGCGCGACGCTGGCTGGACCAGGCCGGCGGCCTCGACAGTCGCCTCTCGGCCTTGGGCAGCATGCTCGGCGCCAGCCTGTTCCTGCTGCCGGTCTTCGCCTACAGCGCCATCAGCCAGCCGCCCGCCAGCTGGGGCGGCTGGAGCGTCTGGCTGTCGTTGCTGGGCCTGGGCCTGGCCTGCACCGCCTTTGCCTACATCCTGTATTTCCGCCTGCTGAGCTCGATCGGCCCGGTCAAGTCCATGACCGTGACCTTCATGATCCCGCCGTTCGGGGTGCTGTGGGGCGCGTTGCTGCTGGACGAGCCGCTGTCCATGGCTCACCTGTATGGCGGCGTGCTGATCGCCGCGGCCTTGTGGCTGGTCCTCAAGCCAGGAGCCCGGGTCGCCTCGCCCCGGGAACTGGCGGATCGCTGA
- the aceK gene encoding bifunctional isocitrate dehydrogenase kinase/phosphatase, which yields MPQKWPAADIARTILDGFDDYREHFRQITDGARARFEQAQWQEAQTASAARINLYEEKVSETVQRLRTTFDLETLLDVNQWPLVKSAYISLIDLRFDDELSETWYNSAFCGLFSHDLISDGCMFIHTTRPSLRRARAAQTRTYRPQGHLSTMLEQIFVDYSFSEAYADLPGDLRRLESQLRENLPDWVCKDPELAVELFSSVLYRNKGAYLVGRIYTHDEQWPLVIPLLHREGRGIQIDALITDEADVSIIFSFTRSYFMVDVPVPAEFIGFLKRILPGKHIAELYTSIGFYKHGKSEFYRALINHLANTDDQFIMAPGVRGMVMSVFTLPGFNTVFKIIKDRFSPSKNVDRATVIEKYRLVKSVDRVGRMADTQEFADFRFPLGKFDPACLEELLEVAPSTVSVEGDTVLIRHCWTERRMTPLNLYLDHANPAQVREALEDYGLAIKQLAAANIFPGDMLLKNFGVTRHGRVVFYDYDEICFLTEANFRHIPAPRTPEDEMASEPWYSIGPLDVFPEEFPPFLFADAGQRKLFDQLHGELYNADYWKGLQEAIRAGKVIDVFPYRRKDRDNE from the coding sequence ATGCCGCAGAAATGGCCCGCCGCCGATATCGCTCGAACGATCCTCGATGGCTTCGACGATTACCGCGAGCATTTTCGCCAGATCACCGACGGTGCCCGGGCGCGCTTCGAGCAGGCGCAGTGGCAGGAGGCACAGACCGCCTCGGCGGCACGGATCAACCTGTACGAGGAAAAGGTCAGCGAGACCGTGCAGCGGCTGCGTACGACCTTCGACCTGGAGACCCTGCTCGACGTCAATCAGTGGCCGCTGGTGAAAAGCGCCTATATCAGCCTGATCGACCTGCGCTTCGACGATGAGCTGTCCGAGACCTGGTACAACTCGGCCTTCTGCGGCCTGTTCAGCCATGACCTGATCAGCGACGGCTGCATGTTCATCCACACCACGCGGCCGAGCCTGCGCCGCGCCCGGGCCGCGCAGACCCGCACCTACCGGCCGCAAGGCCATCTGTCGACGATGCTCGAACAGATCTTCGTCGACTACAGCTTCAGCGAGGCCTACGCCGACCTGCCCGGCGACCTGCGGCGCCTGGAGTCGCAACTGCGGGAGAACCTGCCGGACTGGGTGTGCAAGGACCCGGAACTGGCGGTGGAGTTGTTTTCCTCGGTGCTGTACCGCAACAAGGGCGCCTACCTGGTGGGCCGCATCTACACCCACGACGAGCAGTGGCCGCTGGTGATTCCGCTGCTGCACCGCGAAGGGCGGGGGATCCAGATCGACGCGCTGATCACCGACGAAGCCGATGTGTCGATCATCTTTTCCTTCACCCGCTCCTATTTCATGGTCGACGTGCCGGTGCCGGCGGAGTTCATCGGTTTCCTCAAGCGCATCCTGCCGGGCAAGCACATCGCCGAGCTGTACACCTCCATCGGTTTCTACAAGCACGGCAAGTCCGAGTTCTACCGGGCGCTGATCAACCACCTGGCCAACACCGACGATCAGTTCATCATGGCCCCGGGCGTGCGCGGCATGGTCATGAGCGTGTTCACCCTGCCGGGCTTCAACACCGTGTTCAAGATCATCAAGGACCGTTTCTCGCCGTCGAAAAACGTCGACCGTGCCACGGTGATCGAGAAGTACCGCCTGGTGAAAAGCGTCGACCGGGTCGGGCGCATGGCCGATACCCAGGAGTTCGCCGATTTCCGCTTTCCCCTGGGCAAGTTCGACCCCGCGTGCCTGGAGGAACTGCTGGAAGTCGCACCGTCCACGGTGTCGGTGGAGGGCGATACGGTGCTGATCCGCCACTGCTGGACCGAGCGGCGCATGACCCCGCTCAACCTTTACCTGGACCACGCCAACCCGGCCCAGGTGCGCGAGGCGCTGGAGGACTACGGCCTGGCGATCAAGCAACTGGCCGCGGCCAACATCTTTCCCGGTGACATGCTGCTGAAGAACTTCGGCGTCACCCGCCATGGCCGGGTGGTGTTCTACGACTACGACGAGATCTGCTTCCTTACCGAAGCCAACTTCCGCCACATCCCGGCGCCGCGTACCCCGGAGGACGAGATGGCCTCCGAGCCCTGGTATTCCATCGGCCCGCTGGACGTGTTCCCCGAGGAGTTCCCGCCGTTCCTGTTCGCCGACGCCGGGCAGCGCAAGCTGTTCGACCAGTTGCACGGCGAGTTGTACAACGCCGATTACTGGAAAGGCCTGCAGGAGGCCATTCGCGCCGGCAAGGTGATCGATGTGTTCCCGTACCGGCGCAAGGACCGGGATAACGAATAA
- the hrpA gene encoding ATP-dependent RNA helicase HrpA — MTSESPAIDQLLKNLDHAMLADRHRLRRQLLELRKKPDEAKLAQWVERMQASCAQVLTRRASVPSIRYDDSLPIAAKRDEIKAALQKHQVLIIAGETGSGKTTQLPKICLEIGRGQHGLIGHTQPRRIAARSVASRVAEELATPLGALVGYQVRFEDQSDSNTLIKLMTDGILLAETQNDRYLERYDTIIVDEAHERSLNIDFLLGYLKTLLPRRPDLKVIITSATIDLERFSKHFDNAPIVEVSGRTFPVETWYRPLTLEQDEEGNRVEDDLTVDQAILATLDEIAAHERSERCSPGDVLVFLPGEREIRDAAEMLRKAQLKHTEILPLYARLSPAEQQRIFQSHPGRRVVLATNVAETSLTVPGIRYVIDSGTARISRYSYRAKVQRLPIEAISQASANQRKGRCGRVEPGICVRLYSEEDFNGRPEFTDPEILRTNLAAVILQMLHLRLGEITAFPFIEPPDGKAISDGFNLLQELSAVDRNSQLTPLGRQLARLPVDPRMGRMLLEAAKLGSLQEVLIVASAMSIQDPRERPPERQQAADQAHAQWKDADSDFAGLVNLWRGFEEQRQALTASPLRNWCRKNFLNYLRLREWRDSHRQLSLICRDLQLSLNKEPADYPKLHKAVLVGLLSQIGQKTEEGDYLGARQRRFWIHPSSGIGKKRPQWLMTAELVETTKLYARMVAKIDADWIEPLAGHLIKKNHFEPHWEKKRGQVVAYEQITLFGLIVVGRRPVHYGPVDPVVSRELFIREGLVRGEIQSKAKCLSANTRLLEQLDELEAKARRRDILADEETLFAFYDARLPAEIHQTATFDSWYRVHSQKDPQLLIMREEDVLAREASEVTAMQYPDTLQIGDLELALSYHFEPNHPRDGVTLRVPAPLLPALPAERLEWLVPGLVEAKCIALVRNLPKALRKNFVPVPDFVKAALARIDFAQGSLPQALGRELLRMTGARVSDEAWAESAQQVESHLRMNLEIVDAQGKFLGEGRDLAELTARFAEASQAALAVPQTAKSQQPVEAKIFAAVAEKTQQKIAGLSMTVYPALVEEGGTVKEGRFSTPAEAEFQHRRALQRLLLQQLAEPAKFLRNKLPGLTELGLLYRELGRVDALVEDILLASLDSCVLEGEDSLPRDGAGLASLAERKRGSWTEHAERLARLTLEILKLWHGLQKRFKGKIDLAQAVALNDIKSQLSHLVYPGFVRETPAQWLKELPRYLKAVELRFEKLGSQVQKDRVWSTELAGLWNQYQARAGKHAQEGKRDPQLELYRWWLEEYRVSLFAQQLGTKAPISDKRLNKQWSQVEA, encoded by the coding sequence ATGACTTCCGAATCGCCTGCAATCGACCAACTGCTGAAAAACCTTGATCACGCCATGCTCGCCGACCGCCACCGGTTGCGTCGGCAGCTGCTTGAGCTGCGCAAGAAGCCCGATGAGGCCAAGCTGGCGCAGTGGGTCGAGCGCATGCAGGCGTCCTGCGCCCAGGTACTGACGCGGCGCGCCAGCGTGCCGTCGATTCGCTACGACGACAGCCTGCCGATCGCCGCCAAGCGCGACGAGATCAAGGCGGCGCTGCAAAAGCACCAGGTATTGATCATCGCTGGCGAAACCGGCTCGGGCAAAACCACCCAGCTGCCGAAGATCTGCCTGGAAATCGGTCGCGGCCAGCACGGCTTGATCGGCCACACCCAGCCCCGGCGGATCGCCGCGCGCAGCGTCGCCAGCCGGGTCGCCGAAGAGCTGGCGACGCCGCTGGGTGCCCTGGTGGGGTATCAGGTGCGCTTCGAGGACCAGAGCGATTCCAACACCCTGATCAAACTGATGACCGACGGCATCCTGCTGGCGGAAACCCAGAACGACCGCTACCTGGAACGCTACGACACGATCATCGTCGACGAAGCCCACGAACGCAGCCTGAACATCGACTTCCTGCTGGGCTACCTGAAGACCCTGCTGCCGCGGCGCCCGGACCTCAAGGTCATCATCACCTCGGCGACCATCGACCTGGAGCGCTTCTCCAAGCACTTCGACAATGCGCCGATTGTCGAGGTCTCCGGCCGCACCTTCCCGGTGGAAACCTGGTACCGCCCGCTGACCCTGGAGCAGGACGAAGAGGGCAACCGGGTCGAGGACGACCTGACGGTGGATCAGGCGATCCTTGCCACCCTCGATGAAATCGCCGCCCATGAGCGCAGCGAGCGCTGCAGCCCGGGTGACGTGCTGGTGTTCCTGCCGGGCGAGCGGGAGATTCGCGACGCCGCCGAAATGCTGCGCAAGGCCCAGCTCAAGCACACCGAGATCCTGCCGCTGTACGCGCGCCTGTCGCCGGCCGAGCAGCAGCGGATTTTCCAGTCGCACCCGGGCCGTAGGGTAGTGCTGGCGACCAACGTCGCCGAGACCTCGCTGACCGTGCCGGGCATCCGCTACGTGATCGACAGCGGCACCGCGCGCATCAGCCGCTACAGCTACCGGGCCAAGGTCCAGCGCCTGCCCATCGAGGCGATTTCCCAGGCCAGCGCCAACCAGCGCAAAGGCCGCTGCGGCCGGGTCGAGCCGGGCATCTGCGTGCGCCTGTACAGCGAAGAGGATTTCAACGGCCGTCCGGAATTCACCGACCCGGAAATCCTGCGTACCAACCTGGCGGCGGTGATCCTGCAGATGCTCCATCTGCGCCTCGGTGAAATCACCGCGTTCCCCTTTATCGAGCCGCCGGATGGCAAGGCCATCAGCGACGGTTTCAACCTGCTGCAAGAGCTCTCGGCGGTGGACCGCAACAGCCAGCTGACGCCGCTGGGCCGCCAGCTGGCGCGCCTGCCAGTGGACCCGCGCATGGGCCGCATGCTGCTGGAAGCGGCGAAGCTGGGTAGCCTGCAGGAAGTGCTGATCGTCGCCAGCGCCATGTCGATCCAGGACCCGCGCGAGCGGCCGCCGGAGCGCCAGCAGGCGGCCGACCAGGCCCACGCGCAATGGAAAGACGCCGACTCGGATTTCGCCGGGCTGGTCAATCTGTGGCGCGGCTTCGAAGAGCAGCGCCAGGCGCTGACCGCCAGCCCATTGCGTAACTGGTGCCGCAAGAACTTCCTCAACTACTTGCGCCTGCGCGAGTGGCGCGACTCCCATCGCCAGTTGAGCTTGATCTGCCGCGACCTGCAATTGAGCCTGAACAAGGAGCCGGCCGATTATCCGAAGCTGCATAAGGCGGTGCTGGTCGGGCTGCTGAGCCAGATCGGCCAGAAGACCGAGGAGGGCGACTACCTCGGCGCCCGCCAGCGGCGCTTCTGGATTCACCCGTCGTCGGGGATCGGCAAGAAGCGCCCGCAATGGCTGATGACCGCCGAACTGGTGGAAACCACCAAGCTCTACGCGCGCATGGTGGCGAAGATCGACGCCGACTGGATCGAGCCGCTGGCCGGGCACCTGATCAAGAAAAACCACTTCGAACCCCATTGGGAGAAGAAGCGCGGGCAGGTGGTGGCCTACGAGCAGATCACCCTGTTCGGCCTGATCGTGGTCGGCCGCCGCCCGGTGCATTACGGCCCGGTGGACCCGGTGGTGTCGCGCGAGCTGTTTATCCGCGAGGGCCTGGTGCGTGGCGAGATCCAGTCGAAAGCCAAGTGCCTGAGCGCTAATACGCGGCTGCTCGAGCAGCTCGACGAACTGGAAGCCAAGGCCCGGCGCCGCGACATCCTCGCCGACGAGGAAACCCTGTTCGCCTTCTACGACGCGCGCCTGCCGGCGGAGATCCACCAGACCGCGACCTTCGACAGCTGGTACCGGGTGCATAGCCAGAAAGACCCGCAGTTGCTGATCATGCGCGAGGAAGACGTGCTGGCCCGCGAGGCCAGCGAAGTCACCGCCATGCAGTACCCGGACACCCTGCAGATCGGCGATCTGGAACTGGCCCTGAGTTACCACTTCGAGCCCAACCATCCACGGGACGGCGTAACCCTGCGGGTGCCGGCGCCGCTGCTGCCGGCCTTGCCCGCCGAGCGCCTGGAATGGCTGGTGCCGGGGCTGGTGGAAGCCAAGTGCATCGCCCTGGTGCGCAACCTGCCCAAGGCGCTGCGCAAGAACTTCGTACCGGTGCCGGACTTCGTCAAGGCGGCCCTGGCGCGTATCGACTTCGCCCAGGGCTCGCTGCCCCAGGCCCTGGGCCGCGAACTGCTGCGCATGACCGGGGCGCGGGTCAGCGACGAGGCCTGGGCCGAGTCGGCGCAACAGGTGGAAAGCCACCTGCGGATGAACCTGGAAATCGTCGATGCCCAGGGCAAGTTTCTCGGCGAAGGCCGCGACCTGGCCGAGCTGACCGCGCGTTTCGCCGAGGCCAGCCAGGCCGCCCTGGCCGTGCCACAAACCGCGAAAAGCCAGCAGCCGGTGGAAGCCAAGATATTCGCCGCGGTGGCGGAGAAAACCCAGCAGAAGATCGCCGGGCTGTCGATGACGGTGTATCCGGCGCTGGTAGAAGAAGGCGGGACCGTCAAGGAAGGGCGCTTCTCGACCCCGGCCGAAGCCGAGTTCCAGCATCGCCGCGCCTTGCAGCGCCTGTTGCTGCAACAGCTGGCCGAGCCGGCCAAGTTCCTGCGCAACAAGCTGCCGGGGCTGACTGAGCTGGGCCTGCTGTATCGCGAACTGGGGCGCGTCGATGCCCTGGTGGAAGACATCCTGCTGGCCAGCCTCGACAGCTGCGTGCTGGAGGGCGAGGACAGCCTGCCGCGCGATGGCGCCGGCCTGGCCTCGCTGGCCGAGCGCAAGCGCGGCAGCTGGACCGAGCACGCCGAGCGCCTGGCGCGCCTGACCCTGGAGATCCTCAAGCTCTGGCATGGCCTGCAAAAGCGCTTCAAGGGCAAGATCGACCTGGCCCAGGCGGTGGCGCTGAACGACATCAAGTCGCAGCTAAGCCATCTGGTATACCCGGGTTTTGTCCGCGAGACCCCGGCGCAGTGGCTCAAGGAACTGCCGCGTTACCTCAAGGCCGTCGAGCTGCGCTTTGAGAAGCTCGGCAGCCAGGTGCAGAAGGACCGGGTCTGGAGTACCGAACTGGCCGGCCTGTGGAACCAGTACCAGGCGCGGGCGGGCAAACATGCCCAGGAAGGCAAGCGCGACCCGCAACTGGAATTGTACCGCTGGTGGCTGGAGGAATACCGGGTCTCGCTGTTCGCCCAGCAATTGGGCACCAAGGCGCCGATTTCCGACAAGCGCCTGAACAAGCAGTGGAGCCAGGTGGAAGCCTGA